The Sulfurimonas aquatica genomic sequence GGGATAAAGCAGAATATTGATAAAGCAATAAGTATGATGGAGCAGTTAGCAGATGATGGGTTTGAGCCAGCAATTGACTTTTTATATGGAGATGAATGTGATTGTTGTAACGGTGGATGTGGAGCGTGTAATCTAGTCAAATGTGGGGAAACATTAGATGTCGTTATGGCAAGATTAATTGCACTTATGGAGAAAAAGGATTTCAAAACAGCCTTTGAATTAGCAACGGAACTTGATGAGATAGATATTGAGAATGGAACTTATGCGCTTAGTACCTTTTACCATAACGGTCAACATGTAAAGCAGAATTTTGTGAAAGAGGTAGAGCTCTTAGAAAAAGCAGCTAGTAAAGGATTCGAGCCAGCACTATATAACTTAGCAGTAGCAATTAGTCTTGGTAAAGGAATTGAGCAAAATGCTGAGCTTGGTTATGAAATTGTTTGTGATTTAGCGGAAGATGGATATGAACCAGCAGTTGAACTATTAGATGGAATGGCGGCATAACCATGTCTCAAATTACAACAAACAATTACTCGGATGCAGCACTTGATTCTTCAAGTACTGCATCGCAAACTACAACAATAATAAAAGGGAAAATGATGAACGATACAACCACTACAGCAAACACAACTATTAGCACAGAGGATTTAGATATGAATAAAACTACAGAAGTGACTCACTCAGAAGTACAGGATTTAATCATAGATGAAGTAATAAAAACTACTCCAATAATAGTTGCCAACTCTACTACGACCGGAGAACAATCAACACAAGTAACAGTTGTACCTAACAGAGTAACAACAAGTACTACTCCTTGGATAAGAATGATGCAGACTGTTCCAACAGCAAGTGAAATACAAGAGAGAAAAGAAGCTCGTAGAGTAGACTTGATTGCTGAAAACTATGGAACTGGTTGTAAATATAATGTAAATGATGTTGAAAAAAGTGTAAGTATCCTAATCGATGAGGGTAAACTGTTAAGTCAATGTCTGAACATAACATTAGAAAGTGGTGAGAAGCTTGAAGTTGAAGATCTCATTCTAAAGGGAAATCATCACAGAGTGAAAGATCTCATTGAACCAGAGTTTGGAACTGGAAGATTAATGCATAAGTACTATTTTGATGCAGAGTATGCAACTACACTAAGAGAAGGTGAAACATTTAAAGTCGTCTATACCCTAGATTCTATTAAGAAAATTATTAAGAAGTTATTTGGCAAAACTATTGCAAAACAGAATTTTTTAAGTGCTTTAATTAAAGTACTTACCGTAACTAAAGTTTCCTCTAGTGATATTTATTCGGTCGAAAAACGTTTAGAAGAGTCTTTTATAATTGATAAAGGAAATACCTTTGTAGCAGATGCCCTTAAAGCAATAAGAGAAGCAAAAAAAGTAGTTCCAGTAGTTCAAGAAACAGATTATGAACAAAGAGCTTTTGGGATTATGAAAGACTATGCTGTCTTGAACAATCAAGGAAAACCTCAAATTATTAATACAACTAAGCTTGGACTAGTTGCATCATCAGAAAGTGGACTAAAAGCTCTATTTAAAAATCAACTTATTAATGGGGAAAATCCAGTAGATATTTGGATGCACAGTAAGAACAGACCTATCTTTACTGATACAAAGTTTGACCCATCATGTAGTACAGATGATGATAAGTACAATCTCTTTAAAGGTTTTAAGCATAAAGCGATATCGATTGTGGATATATCTTTTTTTAAAAACTTCGTAAAAGAAGTTATCTGTAGTGGTGATGATAAAATGTATAACATAGTGTGGAGTTTTTTAGCACAGATGTTACAGGACCCAAGTAGAAAAATGGGGACAGCTCTAGTTTTACTTTCATCAAAGGGTACGGGTAAATCTACCTTTGTCAAAGTAATAGGCGAACTCCTTAAGGGTTACTTCTATCAAAGTGCTGATAATAAAAGACTTCTAGGGGAGTTCAACACACATCTTGAGACTACACTCCTTTTTTATGCAAATGAGTTAACGTTTACAGATAACAAAAGAGTTATCTCTAAACTCAAGAATGTCATTACAGAGAAGAACTTTACATACGAAATAAAAGGTGGTGCTACATACAGTGCCGACAACTTGATTCGTGTAATTATTGATAGTAACGATGATATAGCAGTGGTGCAAACAGCAGATGAAAGAAGGTTTATCTATCCTCTGATTTCAGAGAGAATGATAGAAAACACTGAGTACTTTAATGAGCTTCATGCGTTGTTTGAGACTAAAGGCTTTTATGAATCACTTATGTATGACCTAATGCATTATGACTACCAACCTTGGGAGCATTACCTAAAGACACCACCAAAAAATGAAGTCACTGAGGAACAAGTAATGGAGAGTTTTATACCTATTGAATCATGGTGGTTAAATTGTCTTGAGACTGGTGTAATTCCATATGTGTCGTATGAAGTTGTTTATGATGGTAGGTTACATATTGCAAATGAAGCTTTATACCAAAGCTTCGCAAAACATACTCGAGCTAACGGGGGGAGAGTAAAAGTAGATTCTATTGCTTTTGCAAAAGCTATGAAAAAACACATTCTAAAAGATATTGACCTTGACATTAAAAGTAAAATTCTAGTTGATAAAGTACGAAAAAACTCTCGTGTCTATGAGACTCGTGATAAAAGTATGATGCACTATGCTAATATTAAAAAGCTTAATAATCTAGACTATGATGGCACACCCTGGGAAGTGTGTATCTCATAGTTTGTTATCTGACAAGAGCTTCCACTTTTGTCAGACTTACTTTAACTCTAGACAACCTAGACATCTAGACAAACTATACTGATAGCTAACAGATACAGTTGCTATTAGCAAAATACTTCAAAAATACAAGTGATTTTCAACGCAGTTAACAAATCTAATAGAAGTACATATTTATACATTTAATATGCTTCAAATACAAATAAGTGGAGGTTCGTAATGAATCCATTAAATGAAGTTTTGGCAATACTAAAAGAGAAGTACGCGATGCTTTTGAAAAAAGAAGATTTGGCAGAGGTAATGAATTGTTCTCTAAGTTCAATAGACAACCTTTTAAGAACTGGTGGCAACTTACCTAAACCGATTAAGTTCGCAGATACAAGAAATGCATCTATACGCTTTTTAAATACTGAAGTTGCAGAATTTTTAGTTAATGCATCTAAAGGTGTATAAGATGAGTTTCAACATACTAGAGATTACCAATAAAACAGGTGATATAAATAAGAATTTTTCTTATGTTGATGGTGAAGTCTGTAAAACTTCAAATGCTCAGGTTTACGATGCATCTTTTAGAGAATTAACATTTACTACTCTTGAAGAGTTTGACTTGTATATAACAAGTAATTTACAATCTAATCAAGCGATATGCTTAGGAAAATCCAAACATAATCTTACTGCTGGAACACTTTTAACTAAGGGTAGAGAAGATTTATCTAAAGGAATTATTTCTCGTACTAATGATTACTTAGGAGTACAGTCATGAGTGTACAAGTATGTTTAGGCGATGTTGATATAGATGAGCAGATGTCAGAGGAGATGATCAAAACCATATCTACTCAAGATGCTACATATGATGCAGTAGTGGAATTACATGGTAAGGAATTTCAAGATGTAAGTGTTAGAAGTGGTTACAGTAGTAGTTCTGGTCTAATAGATGAAGAAACACAACAGCCGGTTTACATTAGTAACTCTCAACATTTGTATTGGACATTATTAAATGCGAACTCTTCACAAGACTTAGATAGATATGTTGAGTTTTTAAAGAGACGTGCAGTTATAAAAAAGTTTTGGTTTTTGAAAATACACAAAGATGGTAGTACAAGTTTTAGAATCTTGCTAGACCTATCAGTTATTAAGTCTATGCAATCTAGATTATCGTTTGAGGCACCAGCAACTGTTGGTGAAGGATTAAAGAAGATTCAACAAGAATCTAAATTTTACAACACAGAGAACGGTCTAATCCCTTTTGATTTGCATAATGTTGATTATAAAGGTTTACCAGATTGGCGAGTAGTTTACGAGCAAGCAAAAATAGATAATGAAGATAAAATCAATGCTGTGAAGAAGCAATACAGAGCTGATAAGATACTTGAACTTGTACAGTTGTACAATCTTAGTGAAGCAGAAGCCGCACTAATTATAGATGAGTATCTTTCAAAAAGTATTGTATCAGCTTCCATGATATTAAAGGGTACTGATAATAATCCTTACAGAGTATATCAATTTCTAACTCAAGATGCTACAAAGTGGGATGTCTATGATATTTTTGATTATAAAAAAGGGCTTGGAAAAACACATATAAATGTAAAGAATATTTTTAATGCAACAATCTATACATATCTAAGAGGTGGAGTTACTTACAATATCTCTTTTACATTAGATGAGATAATTGTACTTTTAGCTACCTTGGATTTTACTAAGGATGTAAAAAAGGTTCTTTTTTCTTTAGTTGACTATATTGTTTCTAATGAATTTAATAAAGATGATGTAAACACTATAATTGATTTACTTCAAAGTAAAAATTGCTCATTCGAGTTTGAGAAGTATTACTATAAAAACTATATAAATTTTACAGTACAAGCAAAGATGAGTGATTTTGCTTTTATGATGATGGATGGGAAAACAGGAGTTTTTAGAAAGAGTGAAGATGGTGACTTAACACTTTACACTATAAAAAGCATAAGCGACTTGTTTCTAAATAAGAACTTTTACTCTAAAGACCCAAATAACTTATCAAAGACAATACTTATTGATGTTGTAAAACATTGGTTGCGTAGTCAGGAAAGAGAAGAATTTACTTCTGTTGTATTTACAGACAAAGATACCAAGGAAGATGAATATAACCTGTTTGGAGGTTTTGCATATGAGCCGATCAATCATTCAGGTGTTGATTTACAGCCATACTTTGAATTAGTAAAAGATGTTATTGCTGGTGGGGATGAACTGTTTTGTAATGTGAACCATTCTTTTGTTGCTCAGATGCTTCAAGACCCATTCAATAAACTTGGTACCGCTCTCGTTTTAAGTGGAAAAAAGCGTATTGGAAAGGGATCCTTTATAAAAATAATTGGTGCATTAATTGGCGGTAATCATTACTTTCAAACGAATCAACCTGATAAAGTTTTTGGACGTTTTAATATTCAGTTGTTGAGGACTATTTTAGTATATTTAAATGAAGCATTTTGGTCTGGTGATAAATCTATGGAAGGACGAATTAAGGGGATAATTACTGATGATGATTTTAGTTATGAAATCAAGGGCGGAGCAATCTTTGGTGGTAAAAATGCTACTAGATTGATTTTAGATTCTAATGAAAAATATATAGTTCCTGCAACTGAAGATGAAGGAAGATATATAGTTGAAGGTGTCTCTGATTGCAAGAAAGGAGATAAAGAGTTTTTTACATCTGTAAATGACTTACGAACAAGTCAAAAGGCTATGGAAAAACTGATGTACTTTTACATGAACTTTGATTATAAACCATATGAACACTATCTAAGAGAAGCTCCTAAGAGTAAATTTCTTATCGAACAGATATCTCAGAACTTTAGTAAGATTCAAGAATGGTGGTTTAGAAACCTTCAAGAAGGTAACATTTATAAAGCTAATTATGTAATGGATGCCGATGGTATTAAAATTTCAAACGAGGCTTTATGGGAAAGTTTTAAAGAGTTTCATAAAGGTAAAACGCAGTACGAGAAGCAACAATCTTTTTATAGTGATCTAAAAGATTTACTCGATGGTGTTGTTGTGAGAAGTGGTGTAAAAGTTAGTGCTGGCGTTACTGGAAAAGTTATAGCTCCTCTTCATAGAGCTAGAGAGTTATTTACTCACATTTACTTAGTGAGTGATTTTGATGATATGGTTGATTGGTCTCAACCGTACACACTAGATATCCCTCTACCAATTCCATTCTGTGCTTAATCATTTGTTCGTTAGGGATAAATTTTATCCCTATTTCAAAAATTCAAAATAAAAATAAGGAAAATATATGTCATATAAATATATTAAAAGTCCATCTATGCAGATGGCATCAGAAGCAAAGTCGCTCACTATTGATGAGTATTTACAATTAGAAGAACTGTTGAAACAGTTCAAAGAATCTCATGACAGAGATACAAGAGTTACAATCATCAGTGAAATGAAGTTCTATGTTGAACGATTCTCTCTTGAGTCAAAAGTTAGCATTTATTACAATAACTGGTTAAAAGATACAATTCATAGTGATTCATATATGAATTTAATTTTAACTCTTCGCCGATTATCCAAAGAAGCCTATGAAAAAGAGATATTTAAAAATCTCCTCTAAAGATGTAACTATCACAGCTATCACGACTATCTAGACTTTTTTTGAAGTTTGTTGCATATTTTATAGAGTCTTTTTAAATATTATTATTTTTTTTTTTAAAAGTTAAATAAGTCTAGATACTCTAGATAGTTGTGATAGTAAAGGATATCCTTTACACTATTCTTCGTAAAATAATAAGAATTTATCAGTACTATCTAGACTGCTCTAGATAGTACTAAAATAGATTTAAGCTCTCGCCTAAACCTTAACACTCCTTAATCGCTTTTACTAACGAAGGCATAACCTCAAATATCTCAGCTAATTTTACATAGCTTCCACTTGAAGTATATATATTTTTATAGAGTGTCTTCGGACTCAACCCATATGGGTCAAGTTCACAAATCTCTTCTATCTTTGATTTTAACTCTCTTGGTAAATCTTCATAATCTCTCATTACTTACCTTTACTGTTATCGTTGTGTATAATATAATTACATACACATTTTTCATTTTCTCTTTTTTTAACTATAGGTTTTCTAACTCTTCTCATTTGATTCTCCTAATCTCTGTAGTTGCTACTGCAACCGCCTATACTGTCACTAAACTTGTGACTTCTTCTACTTGCTAAACCTCTTGTTTGGTTGATATTCATTCTCTCGTAATATCTTGCTCTTGGGTCATACATTTTATTCTCCTCTTGTTGCTTTTAATAAATCTTCTATTTTTGGCAAAGTCACCTCTGCGCCTAATTCTTCATTTAATCTCTTTTGTAAATCTGATATATTTTTATACATCGAATCTACTAACTCTTCATCTTTATGATTATCATACATCCATAGATGTAAACTACTCTCGCTATAGGCTCTAATATTTATTTCAATATCTTCTTCTGTTGCGAAACTGTAGTCATTTCTACTATCCCATATAGGGTTAATAACTTTACTTTTTTGCTTTATGTTTATAAGCTCGTTCATCTTGGGGACTATAAGTTCCACTGTAACAAGCTTCTTGATTTCTTCATCATTTATTCCAATGATGAACCAGAACAAAGATGCTCTTTGTTCATTACTTAATATTTTAAGATTTTTTACTATCATCTCAAAATCACATTCTAATTCGATACCTTTATTTTCACAGTATCTTTGGATATCTTCATCATCAATCGATTTTAATATCTCTTGTGCACCTGCTTCTTCTTCACAAATGCATATCGCATCAGAAACGGATAAATCCCCTTCTCTTAATGCTTTACTTAATATGTCATCAGGTTCTATATAAACCTCGACATCCCTTAACTCTACTAACATTTCAACTCCTTTATATCTCCATATCTTGTTGGAGCGAAATGTAAATCTCTTTCAACTCTCAAACCATTTACTTCTAGGTTCTCGAGTTCATCTAGGCTTACATAGCCTAACTCATCAGATTGCCCTTGCACATATGCGAAGAACAATCTATCTTCTTTGCTATATTCTAAAATCCACCACATCCAGTTATGGATAAAGAATTTTGTATAAACCGTCTTATTCTCTAGCTTAGTATCCTCATCTGAATACATCGCTGGAATTATCTTCTCTAACTCTTTTGTCATCAATTGCATTTTTACCTCCTCGTAACTAATGCTATTAATAGATTTATTTCTATGGTATGTATGATGTATTTCTCATACGGTAAAAGAGCATGTTTATTTATCTTTTTAGCTAAGAAAAGTTAGGATAGAAATGACACAGATATTTACATGGAGAGGTCGAGACACTGAACGAATCAATACTAAGGAATTATTACTGACTTACAGAAGTAAGCAAATTCTCAAATTTATTAAAATAATTCCCAACGTAAATTTGAGTCCAAGTGCCAGCTAACACTTGATGCGTTTGTTTATCAAATCACCTAAATCCTCTTGTGCTTGATTTCAAGGAACTGAACAAATTAAAGGAAATTCAAAAAAAGGTTTAAACTATGGAAATTAAATTCAATCAATACGAGCATGAATATTTACTTAAAGCAGTAGAGAAGATGCAACAAGATAAAAAAGATGACAAAGAGGTTACAATCCCTGAGATGTCACATGAAACAAAAGTTGCCCTCAAACTTGTAGGTTTTTAAATATACAGTCGATGCATTAATTTGTATCGACTGTACTTTCTTGTGGCTAAATTTATGACCAGTAAGTCCATCCTGCCCGCCCATTTTCAACTCTGTGGAAAATACTTCATAATTTTATCAAGTTCATTTTCCATCTGATACAGTTCATACACTTTTGAAACATATTTATTTAAGAGTTCTAAACGCGACACATTAATGTTTTTAAAATCTTGCTGCATAGTAACTGCCAAGAAAATTATAAAGTCCTCATCCTCGATTGCCACATCAAAGTTTTGGGAGTGAACCATAAGTGTGATGGTATTATTCATCTATACCTGAACCATACACCTCTAGTTCTAAATCTTCTATATGGTTTGCCATCAACACTAAATCAGTTATAGAAACTTCAACACTTGCTAGCCCTTTTTTGCTCCATTTGTATATTTGAAATATTAAGTCATTGATACTATCTTTGGCATAGACTTTTTTATTTTCATTCATTGGGGTAAATCCTATTCTAAGATAATAGGATTATATGGAGAGGTTAGTGAAAGTTTAATTACATAAGATGTAATAAATAATAAAATAATAACTACTTATTACATCTAAAATTAATATGTTATTATTATAATGGTGGAAATTTAAGGAAAAAAATAATAAATATGAGTGATAACACAAAAAAAATTAGAGATATGATTGTCGAATATGAGATTGACTTAAAAGACGTACTACAAGCAGCAAGAGTATTGGGAATGAAGAAGATAGCTACTGATAAAAGTACTGTTTACGATGCACAAATTCAAAAAATATTAAAGTATATAGATACTGCAGATTCGACTTTAAAGTTGTATACAGTTGATGATATTGTTACAAGATATAGGATTAGAGAACCGCTGGTCATAGAGATAGCAAAAAGATTAGAAATAAACAATATTTATAAATCACAAAGCTATATCTCAATTAAGCAATTGACAAGTATTGTGAATTATCATTCTAATGAGTACAAGTATAATATGAAAGAAAATGATTCTAAGTTAAATGCAAATACTCAAAAAGAAAAATTATCAAAAGTAAAAAGTAGCACTAGTTTAAAGAAAACATCATTAAATCAAAAAGTAAGTGAATTTGAATTTATGATAAGACATGGTTATTTGATATTTTTCGATACATCAAGTTTAATGAATCCTAATATATCCAAAATTTTAGAAAATGAAGTTATTCCTTTTCTAAAGAAATATAAGAAGGAACTTTATATTGTAGATTCTGTACATAAGGAACTTGAGAAAAATTGTAAATCAGCTGAAAAAAGTATAAGAGAGAGAGCAGAATATGCATTGAATATGCTTGCTACACTCTCTGCAGATAAGTTATATAAAGTAGCAAAGACTAATTCTGTGCATACTCACTTTGCAGATGGTGAATTGTTGTCTTATTTTACTGATATTAGAGTAATGACTAATCTATGTTTAGTTACAAATGATAATAGTATTAAAAAAGATGGTAATTTATCAGGTGATATACTTAATTTAAAAAATAATAAAAGTGTTGAAACTAAATTTGATGTAAAGGTGTTTTATATAAGTAATCATAAAGAGAATCCTCAATTAACTAAATTTGAAAAAAATAAAGATTCAAATTTTAGATTACATGAACACCCGCCAGAAATAGTAAAGCTATTTTAAATTTATCTCACTAGAGATGCTTTTATATCTGAGTCTGTTGGTTTGATATACCCCAATGTCGTTGAAACATTCATGTGACCGATGAAGGATTGTATTACTCGTGGATTTACAGATTTACTCCCCATCTCAGTTATAAGTCCTTGACGAAAACTATGTGAAGTGTAATTATCTCCTAAAACACTTTTCATATATTTATTTACGAGCTGAATGAGAGAAACTTCATGAAAATGCTTTTGAGGATTGCCCCATGAAGTGATACAGTAGTTATTTATTTCACTTTCTTCATATATGAAATATTTTTTCAACTCTTTGATGGCAGTATCACTAAAATATAGGATTCTTTCTCTTTTAGTTTTGTGAGAGATGATGATGGTTTCTGATGTTTGTATAATCTCTTGTATGTGCGAGTATCTAATCTGAGTGATTTCGTTGACTCTTAAACCACTGTAGTACAATATACAAAATATCTTAAAGAAGCGCTTTTGGTTAAACTCTTTGATATCTTCATCACCTCTTACAAACGCCATCAATTTTTTATACTCTTTCTCAGTTACTGATTTTTTAACTCTTTTGATATATGTGGTTTCCATGATAAGCTCCAATTACTAGGTTTTAGTTATTTAGAGATTATTTTATAGTAACTATTCTGACATTCTAATACCGTTGGTAGAGGGAATGTACTTATAGCTTCAATGATTAGGTTTTATATAATTTTGTAGTAATTGAATTTTAGTAGTATTGAAATATTTTGCACCCTGACATATTTTTCAATGTAACTAAGAATTTGTGAGAGAATAGCCTTTAAGGAGTATAATTATGCAAACATACAATGAAGCTGATGATACAACTGAAACTTACTCTTACCAAGGTACAGAAGTTATAATCATCACAGTTTTCAAAACAGGCATTAATAGTGTAGCTATTGTTGAAGATGTAAGTACGGGAGAACAGTTTGAAGTATTTAGAGATCAACTTTATTAAACTAAAAGTCTTTCTACACTTTTTAAAAAAGAAGATGCTTCGAGTTTAGGTAAGCAACTCTATTTTTTGAACTAGCTTCTTTACAGACCTATCTTGAAGATAGAGTTCATAGACACTTTTTACATAAGCTCTCAAGGCAGAGAGTCTAGAATTATTACCCTCTATCTCAAAATCATCTAAAACAGCACAATTCAAATAAAGTGCAAAATCAGCATCATTAGTTTTTAAGTCTAATTTTGACTATGAACTTTTAACTCAATCTGATATTTCATCTGCTTGAATCTCCCATTCAGACTTATCATCAATCCAGTCACTACCATCTTCACTCCAAGACTCAAACTCAAAGCTTTCGAGTTTAGCTTCATTATCAGCTAATTTTTCGATTGCTTCTTTTTTAGAGTTAGCAGATACAGAGTAAGTGACTTTTGCATAAGCATGAGAACATTCATTTCTAGTTATTAAATATTTCATATCAAATCACAACATAAATAAAATAGCATCTTCTGCACCACCACTACAGAGTCCACCATCTACTAAGTTCTCTTCTAGATACTCACCATTTTCATCTTTATCAGCAATTGAGTATACATTGACTATATATCCCTCATTACTCACAGAATCAAAAATCTCATAAAACAACCCATTATATTTAAACTCTATGGTCTCGCCATTTTCAAGAGCAGCTTCTAACTTTTTAAATTCTGCTTTTGAGATATTATCAGTATTGCCTTCATGTATATTTATAGCTTCTCTGATAAGCTCAACAAGTTCGTTAACGTCATCAGTATCAAATGGTTCTGATTTAGCTCCATTTTTTATGATTATTTTTGAGACTAAAGTTAAGAATGCTTCAACTTTTGCAACATCATTTTTTAGGTGATATGCTACATTGTACTTATCAAGATAATTTAGTTCGTACTCTACCTCTTCATCTAAAAGTTTAAAAGCTTCTTCCTCATCAAAATTGGAGTTCAAAATAAAATCTATCAAGTCATGGTTATGCTCACGAGATACTTCTGTAGCAGTATCTTCATTACAAGCTTGCCACTTCAAAATGTATTTACTTTCAAAAATGTCATAATTTAAGAGGTCTGGATTTTCAACTTTGGAGCATTCTAAATCAACTGTTATATATAGTGTACCTCTAATGCACATAATAGAGTTTACTTTAGAGTTATTATCTATTTTAAATTTGAGTTGTTTATATATTATAATTCTCATGAGTGCAACTTACGAACTTCAGATAATGGTGTTGGAGTAAAGCTAATATCTAACTCTATTTTTAAGCCGAGTGATCCACGAACTGAGTTTAGCTCGCTTAATGTAAAGTAGCCAAGTTCAGCAGAAAATCCAACGACATATCCGAAACAAGTGTTATTATCGTCTTTTGAAAGTTCAGTGACATACCAAGTCCAGTTGCTATCAGGTGTGAAGAGTTTGATATAGCATATTGGGTCTTTTGTGTTTTCAGTGCTGTATAGGTTGGGAAGTGTGTGTAAGAGTTTCGGAGGGATGAGAGTCATTGATAACCTTTTTTAAGATTATCATTGAATATATCTACAATTTAGCTGCATTAAAAAATTAAATGCC encodes the following:
- a CDS encoding tetratricopeptide repeat protein yields the protein MRALTNDTDIIKQLVEQNDYKTIYKLAKNLDEKGIVDGTLMLSVMYHNGDYVKQNYKREVKLLRKATKMGSLQAKFNLAMAFATGSGIKQNIDKAISMMEQLADDGFEPAIDFLYGDECDCCNGGCGACNLVKCGETLDVVMARLIALMEKKDFKTAFELATELDEIDIENGTYALSTFYHNGQHVKQNFVKEVELLEKAASKGFEPALYNLAVAISLGKGIEQNAELGYEIVCDLAEDGYEPAVELLDGMAA
- a CDS encoding primase-helicase family protein — its product is MSQITTNNYSDAALDSSSTASQTTTIIKGKMMNDTTTTANTTISTEDLDMNKTTEVTHSEVQDLIIDEVIKTTPIIVANSTTTGEQSTQVTVVPNRVTTSTTPWIRMMQTVPTASEIQERKEARRVDLIAENYGTGCKYNVNDVEKSVSILIDEGKLLSQCLNITLESGEKLEVEDLILKGNHHRVKDLIEPEFGTGRLMHKYYFDAEYATTLREGETFKVVYTLDSIKKIIKKLFGKTIAKQNFLSALIKVLTVTKVSSSDIYSVEKRLEESFIIDKGNTFVADALKAIREAKKVVPVVQETDYEQRAFGIMKDYAVLNNQGKPQIINTTKLGLVASSESGLKALFKNQLINGENPVDIWMHSKNRPIFTDTKFDPSCSTDDDKYNLFKGFKHKAISIVDISFFKNFVKEVICSGDDKMYNIVWSFLAQMLQDPSRKMGTALVLLSSKGTGKSTFVKVIGELLKGYFYQSADNKRLLGEFNTHLETTLLFYANELTFTDNKRVISKLKNVITEKNFTYEIKGGATYSADNLIRVIIDSNDDIAVVQTADERRFIYPLISERMIENTEYFNELHALFETKGFYESLMYDLMHYDYQPWEHYLKTPPKNEVTEEQVMESFIPIESWWLNCLETGVIPYVSYEVVYDGRLHIANEALYQSFAKHTRANGGRVKVDSIAFAKAMKKHILKDIDLDIKSKILVDKVRKNSRVYETRDKSMMHYANIKKLNNLDYDGTPWEVCIS
- a CDS encoding tyrosine-type recombinase/integrase, which codes for METTYIKRVKKSVTEKEYKKLMAFVRGDEDIKEFNQKRFFKIFCILYYSGLRVNEITQIRYSHIQEIIQTSETIIISHKTKRERILYFSDTAIKELKKYFIYEESEINNYCITSWGNPQKHFHEVSLIQLVNKYMKSVLGDNYTSHSFRQGLITEMGSKSVNPRVIQSFIGHMNVSTTLGYIKPTDSDIKASLVR
- a CDS encoding DUF2958 domain-containing protein, which gives rise to MTLIPPKLLHTLPNLYSTENTKDPICYIKLFTPDSNWTWYVTELSKDDNNTCFGYVVGFSAELGYFTLSELNSVRGSLGLKIELDISFTPTPLSEVRKLHS
- a CDS encoding primase-helicase family protein, which codes for MSVQVCLGDVDIDEQMSEEMIKTISTQDATYDAVVELHGKEFQDVSVRSGYSSSSGLIDEETQQPVYISNSQHLYWTLLNANSSQDLDRYVEFLKRRAVIKKFWFLKIHKDGSTSFRILLDLSVIKSMQSRLSFEAPATVGEGLKKIQQESKFYNTENGLIPFDLHNVDYKGLPDWRVVYEQAKIDNEDKINAVKKQYRADKILELVQLYNLSEAEAALIIDEYLSKSIVSASMILKGTDNNPYRVYQFLTQDATKWDVYDIFDYKKGLGKTHINVKNIFNATIYTYLRGGVTYNISFTLDEIIVLLATLDFTKDVKKVLFSLVDYIVSNEFNKDDVNTIIDLLQSKNCSFEFEKYYYKNYINFTVQAKMSDFAFMMMDGKTGVFRKSEDGDLTLYTIKSISDLFLNKNFYSKDPNNLSKTILIDVVKHWLRSQEREEFTSVVFTDKDTKEDEYNLFGGFAYEPINHSGVDLQPYFELVKDVIAGGDELFCNVNHSFVAQMLQDPFNKLGTALVLSGKKRIGKGSFIKIIGALIGGNHYFQTNQPDKVFGRFNIQLLRTILVYLNEAFWSGDKSMEGRIKGIITDDDFSYEIKGGAIFGGKNATRLILDSNEKYIVPATEDEGRYIVEGVSDCKKGDKEFFTSVNDLRTSQKAMEKLMYFYMNFDYKPYEHYLREAPKSKFLIEQISQNFSKIQEWWFRNLQEGNIYKANYVMDADGIKISNEALWESFKEFHKGKTQYEKQQSFYSDLKDLLDGVVVRSGVKVSAGVTGKVIAPLHRARELFTHIYLVSDFDDMVDWSQPYTLDIPLPIPFCA
- a CDS encoding DUF2958 domain-containing protein, with the translated sequence MQLMTKELEKIIPAMYSDEDTKLENKTVYTKFFIHNWMWWILEYSKEDRLFFAYVQGQSDELGYVSLDELENLEVNGLRVERDLHFAPTRYGDIKELKC